The Manis javanica isolate MJ-LG chromosome 4, MJ_LKY, whole genome shotgun sequence genome contains a region encoding:
- the SLC30A2 gene encoding proton-coupled zinc antiporter SLC30A2 isoform X3, producing the protein METTEKKHLLGARPGARSYVGSLWQDGASWIPLPPPGLDIQTIELATESNHYCHAQKGPASQCNPTKERAQRQLYVASAICLVFMIGEVVGGYLAHSLAVMTDAAHLLTDFASMLISLCSLWMSSRPATKTMNFGWQRAEILGALLSVLSIWVVTGVLVYLAVERLISGDYEIEGGTMLITSGCAVAVNIMMGLILHQSGHGHSHDTSQQQNPSVRAAFIHVVGDFLQSLGVLVAAYILYFKPEYKYVDPICTFLFSILVLGTTLTILRDVILVLMEGTPKGVDFTTVRDLLLSVEGVEALHSLHIWALTVAQPVLSVHIAIALLKGPVFVPWLS; encoded by the exons ATGGAAACCACCGAGAAGAAGCATCTGCTGGGCGCCAGGCCCGGAGCCCG GTCTTACGTGGGATCTCTGTGGCAGGATGGGGCTAGCTGGATCCCTCTGCCACCACCTGGTCTGGACATACAGACCATTGAGCTGGCCACTGAGAGCAACCATTACTGTCACGCACAGAAGGGACCTGCCAGTCAGTGCAACCCCACGAAGGAGCGGGCCCAGCGCCAGCTCTATGTGGCCTCCGCTATCTGCCTGGTGTTCATGATTGGGGAAGTGGTTG GTGGGTACCTAGCCCACAGCTTGGCGGTCATGACTGATGCAGCTCACCTGCTCACTGACTTCGCCAGCATGCTCATCAGCCTCTGCTCCCTCTGGATGTCCTCCCGGCCGGCCACCAAGACCATGAACTTTGGCTGGCAGCGAGCTG AGATCCTGGGAGCCCTGCTCTCGGTGCTGTCCATCTGGGTTGTGACTGGAGTGCTGGTGTACCTGGCGGTGGAGCGGCTGATCTCTGGGGACTATGAGATCGAGGGGGGCACCATGCTCATCACATCTGGCTGTGCTGTGGCTGTGAACATCAT GATGGGTTTGATACTTCACCAGTCTGGCCATGGGCACAGCCATGACACCAGCCAGCAGCAGAACCCCAGTGTCCGAGCTGCCTTTATCCATGTGGTTGGAGACTTTCTGCAGAGTTTAGGTGTCCTGGTGGCAGCCTATATTTTATACTTCAAG CCAGAGTACAAGTATGTAGATCCCATCTGCACCTTCCTCTTCTCCATCCTGGTCCTGGGGACGACCTTGACCATCCTGAGAGATGTGATCCTGGTGCTGATGGAAG GGACCCCCAAGGGCGTGGACTTCACGACTGTGAGGGATCTGCTGCTGTCggtggagggggtggaagccttgCACAGCCTGCATATCTGGGCGCTGACCGTGGCCCAGCCCGTGCTGTCTGTCCACATCGCTATCG CCCTTCTCAAAGGTCCCGTCTTTGTGCCCTGGCTGAGCTGA
- the SLC30A2 gene encoding proton-coupled zinc antiporter SLC30A2 isoform X1 gives METTEKKHLLGARPGARSYVGSLWQDGASWIPLPPPGLDIQTIELATESNHYCHAQKGPASQCNPTKERAQRQLYVASAICLVFMIGEVVGGYLAHSLAVMTDAAHLLTDFASMLISLCSLWMSSRPATKTMNFGWQRAEILGALLSVLSIWVVTGVLVYLAVERLISGDYEIEGGTMLITSGCAVAVNIMMGLILHQSGHGHSHDTSQQQNPSVRAAFIHVVGDFLQSLGVLVAAYILYFKPEYKYVDPICTFLFSILVLGTTLTILRDVILVLMEGTPKGVDFTTVRDLLLSVEGVEALHSLHIWALTVAQPVLSVHIAIAQNADAQAVLKAASACLQGKFHFHTMTIQIEDYSEDMKECQACQGPSD, from the exons ATGGAAACCACCGAGAAGAAGCATCTGCTGGGCGCCAGGCCCGGAGCCCG GTCTTACGTGGGATCTCTGTGGCAGGATGGGGCTAGCTGGATCCCTCTGCCACCACCTGGTCTGGACATACAGACCATTGAGCTGGCCACTGAGAGCAACCATTACTGTCACGCACAGAAGGGACCTGCCAGTCAGTGCAACCCCACGAAGGAGCGGGCCCAGCGCCAGCTCTATGTGGCCTCCGCTATCTGCCTGGTGTTCATGATTGGGGAAGTGGTTG GTGGGTACCTAGCCCACAGCTTGGCGGTCATGACTGATGCAGCTCACCTGCTCACTGACTTCGCCAGCATGCTCATCAGCCTCTGCTCCCTCTGGATGTCCTCCCGGCCGGCCACCAAGACCATGAACTTTGGCTGGCAGCGAGCTG AGATCCTGGGAGCCCTGCTCTCGGTGCTGTCCATCTGGGTTGTGACTGGAGTGCTGGTGTACCTGGCGGTGGAGCGGCTGATCTCTGGGGACTATGAGATCGAGGGGGGCACCATGCTCATCACATCTGGCTGTGCTGTGGCTGTGAACATCAT GATGGGTTTGATACTTCACCAGTCTGGCCATGGGCACAGCCATGACACCAGCCAGCAGCAGAACCCCAGTGTCCGAGCTGCCTTTATCCATGTGGTTGGAGACTTTCTGCAGAGTTTAGGTGTCCTGGTGGCAGCCTATATTTTATACTTCAAG CCAGAGTACAAGTATGTAGATCCCATCTGCACCTTCCTCTTCTCCATCCTGGTCCTGGGGACGACCTTGACCATCCTGAGAGATGTGATCCTGGTGCTGATGGAAG GGACCCCCAAGGGCGTGGACTTCACGACTGTGAGGGATCTGCTGCTGTCggtggagggggtggaagccttgCACAGCCTGCATATCTGGGCGCTGACCGTGGCCCAGCCCGTGCTGTCTGTCCACATCGCTATCG CTCAGAATGCAGATGCCCAGGCTGTGCTGAAGGCAGCCAGCGCCTGCCTGCAGGGGAAGTTCCATTTCCACACCATGACCATCCAGATCGAGGACTACTCTGAGGACATGAAGGAGTGTCAGGCATGCCAAGGCCCCTCGGACTGA
- the SLC30A2 gene encoding proton-coupled zinc antiporter SLC30A2 isoform X2, with the protein METTEKKHLLGARPGARSYVGSLWQDGASWIPLPPPGLDIQTIELATESNHYCHAQKGPASQCNPTKERAQRQLYVASAICLVFMIGEVVGGYLAHSLAVMTDAAHLLTDFASMLISLCSLWMSSRPATKTMNFGWQRAEILGALLSVLSIWVVTGVLVYLAVERLISGDYEIEGGTMLITSGCAVAVNIMMGLILHQSGHGHSHDTSQQQNPSVRAAFIHVVGDFLQSLGVLVAAYILYFKPEYKYVDPICTFLFSILVLGTTLTILRDVILVLMEGTPKGVDFTTVRDLLLSVEGVEALHSLHIWALTVAQPVLSVHIAIGLCQVWGLEGCLVQE; encoded by the exons ATGGAAACCACCGAGAAGAAGCATCTGCTGGGCGCCAGGCCCGGAGCCCG GTCTTACGTGGGATCTCTGTGGCAGGATGGGGCTAGCTGGATCCCTCTGCCACCACCTGGTCTGGACATACAGACCATTGAGCTGGCCACTGAGAGCAACCATTACTGTCACGCACAGAAGGGACCTGCCAGTCAGTGCAACCCCACGAAGGAGCGGGCCCAGCGCCAGCTCTATGTGGCCTCCGCTATCTGCCTGGTGTTCATGATTGGGGAAGTGGTTG GTGGGTACCTAGCCCACAGCTTGGCGGTCATGACTGATGCAGCTCACCTGCTCACTGACTTCGCCAGCATGCTCATCAGCCTCTGCTCCCTCTGGATGTCCTCCCGGCCGGCCACCAAGACCATGAACTTTGGCTGGCAGCGAGCTG AGATCCTGGGAGCCCTGCTCTCGGTGCTGTCCATCTGGGTTGTGACTGGAGTGCTGGTGTACCTGGCGGTGGAGCGGCTGATCTCTGGGGACTATGAGATCGAGGGGGGCACCATGCTCATCACATCTGGCTGTGCTGTGGCTGTGAACATCAT GATGGGTTTGATACTTCACCAGTCTGGCCATGGGCACAGCCATGACACCAGCCAGCAGCAGAACCCCAGTGTCCGAGCTGCCTTTATCCATGTGGTTGGAGACTTTCTGCAGAGTTTAGGTGTCCTGGTGGCAGCCTATATTTTATACTTCAAG CCAGAGTACAAGTATGTAGATCCCATCTGCACCTTCCTCTTCTCCATCCTGGTCCTGGGGACGACCTTGACCATCCTGAGAGATGTGATCCTGGTGCTGATGGAAG GGACCCCCAAGGGCGTGGACTTCACGACTGTGAGGGATCTGCTGCTGTCggtggagggggtggaagccttgCACAGCCTGCATATCTGGGCGCTGACCGTGGCCCAGCCCGTGCTGTCTGTCCACATCGCTATCG GATTGTGCCAGGTCTGGGGACTGGAGGGTTGCCTGGTGCAGGAGTAG